A genomic stretch from Candidatus Nitrososphaera gargensis Ga9.2 includes:
- a CDS encoding peptidylprolyl isomerase has product MANKIKCSHILVQKQSEAIAILDRLKKGESFSKLAQELSIDRGSGKRGGDLGYFGRGMMVKPFEDAAFKLEKGQLSEPVKTEFGYHIIKRID; this is encoded by the coding sequence ATGGCAAACAAGATCAAATGCTCTCACATTCTAGTGCAGAAGCAGAGCGAGGCCATTGCAATACTTGACAGGTTGAAGAAAGGCGAAAGCTTCTCCAAGCTAGCGCAGGAGCTATCAATCGATAGGGGCAGTGGCAAGCGCGGGGGCGACCTAGGATACTTTGGCCGCGGCATGATGGTCAAGCCCTTTGAGGATGCTGCCTTCAAGCTGGAAAAGGGTCAGCTGTCAGAGCCGGTCAAGACAGAATTTGGCTACCACATCATCAAGAGGATTGACTGA